In the genome of Candidatus Nitrosotenuis sp. DW1, one region contains:
- a CDS encoding response regulator, which yields MRILLADDEPDLLAQYTTMLEDRGHSVVTASDGELCVTAYAKEYAISQENPFGAVVLDYSMPNMNGLDAAKEILAINPSQRIIFASAYVQETLVDSIKNLKQIVELLQKPFSLQDLIDTIEDKNIYDELTKLNVDVQNLKDLNPTHAQIRDYLDALRKIQKAKTF from the coding sequence ATGCGAATACTGCTAGCTGACGATGAGCCAGACCTGCTTGCTCAGTACACGACCATGCTTGAGGATCGGGGCCACTCTGTTGTAACTGCGTCTGACGGAGAATTATGTGTAACTGCATATGCAAAAGAGTACGCCATAAGCCAGGAAAATCCATTTGGCGCAGTGGTCTTGGACTATTCCATGCCAAACATGAACGGTCTTGACGCAGCAAAGGAAATACTTGCAATCAATCCTTCTCAGAGAATAATATTTGCGTCCGCATATGTACAGGAGACTTTGGTTGACTCGATTAAGAACCTCAAACAAATCGTGGAGCTGTTGCAAAAACCCTTCAGCCTTCAAGATTTGATTGATACCATCGAGGACAAGAACATATACGATGAGCTTACAAAATTAAATGTCGACGTACAAAATCTCAAAGATCTCAATCCGACACATGCACAAATACGCGATTATCTTGACGCGTTAAGAAAAATCCAAAAGGCCAAAACCTTCTAA